From Pseudomonas sp. G.S.17, the proteins below share one genomic window:
- a CDS encoding LysE family transporter has product MSEITLLTALAGAFIVLIISPGPNFLVITQLSFSQSRQQGICAGLGVASGSIIWALLAATGLGLMFQQLPWLQPALQLLGGVYLTWLGSKSLRNAGSQPAPRNIAALGIGSLRRAYHFGLLTNLTNPKALAFYTSVFTTVTTPGLPMWVRTAGVSIIAVLAISWFVLLATLFSIPAVQQRYQRMKKAIDIITGLFMIAFGLRLLLGLLPA; this is encoded by the coding sequence ATGTCCGAGATCACTTTGCTGACGGCGCTCGCCGGCGCTTTCATTGTCTTGATTATCAGTCCTGGCCCGAACTTTCTGGTCATCACCCAACTGTCCTTCAGTCAGTCCCGGCAACAGGGGATCTGCGCCGGGCTTGGCGTTGCCTCGGGCAGCATCATCTGGGCACTGCTGGCGGCAACCGGTCTGGGCCTGATGTTTCAGCAATTGCCCTGGCTGCAACCGGCCTTGCAACTGCTGGGCGGCGTTTATCTGACCTGGCTGGGCAGCAAAAGCCTGCGCAATGCCGGCAGCCAGCCCGCACCGCGCAACATTGCCGCGCTGGGTATCGGCAGCCTGCGCCGGGCCTATCACTTCGGGCTGCTGACCAACCTCACCAATCCCAAGGCGCTGGCGTTTTACACCAGTGTGTTCACCACCGTTACCACGCCGGGCCTGCCGATGTGGGTGCGCACGGCCGGGGTATCGATCATCGCCGTGCTGGCGATTTCCTGGTTTGTCTTGCTGGCGACGCTGTTCTCGATTCCGGCGGTGCAACAGCGTTATCAGCGCATGAAAAAGGCCATCGACATCATTACCGGTCTGTTCATGATCGCGTTTGGTCTGCGCCTGCTGCTCGGTTTATTGCCTGCCTGA
- a CDS encoding iron-containing alcohol dehydrogenase, which yields MHSNDWNYPTSIRVGAGRVSELAQACQSIGMHRPLLVTDRFLGGTDMIQSALAECRATLGDCGFFDQVKGNPTGRNVADGLAVYQAGAYDGVIAFGGGSALDAAKAIALMSGQSRPLWDFEDIGQNHLRADPAGIAPIIALPTTAGTGSEVGRASVITDEEARVKRTILHSRMMPRIAILDANLTLGLPKHLTAATGIDALTHCMEAYCSPVYHPMAEAVAVKGMQLIKQFLPLAVTDGTDLHARQEMLVASSLGAVAFQRGLGGVHAIAQTLGALYDQHHGLLNAILLPYVLRANQTALGPQMQALSIALGLPGSGFTAVLDWVLALREQIGIPHTLSALGIDDRDAELVGRMAFADGCSHTNPIRHSAQTYAGIFCRAVAGD from the coding sequence ATGCACAGTAATGACTGGAATTACCCGACCTCCATCCGCGTCGGCGCGGGGCGGGTCAGCGAACTGGCCCAGGCGTGCCAGAGCATCGGCATGCACCGGCCGCTGCTGGTCACCGACCGGTTTTTGGGGGGCACCGACATGATTCAGAGCGCGCTGGCTGAATGCCGGGCCACCCTGGGTGATTGCGGCTTTTTCGATCAGGTCAAAGGCAACCCGACCGGACGCAACGTTGCCGACGGTTTGGCGGTTTATCAGGCTGGCGCTTATGACGGCGTCATTGCATTTGGCGGCGGATCAGCGCTGGATGCCGCCAAGGCCATTGCCTTGATGTCGGGGCAGAGCCGGCCACTGTGGGATTTCGAGGACATTGGCCAGAACCACTTGCGCGCCGATCCAGCGGGTATCGCGCCGATCATTGCCTTGCCGACCACGGCAGGCACCGGTTCTGAGGTGGGCCGAGCGTCGGTGATCACTGATGAAGAGGCGCGGGTCAAACGCACCATCCTGCATAGCCGGATGATGCCGAGGATTGCGATTCTCGATGCCAATCTGACCCTGGGCTTGCCCAAACACCTTACGGCCGCGACTGGCATCGATGCCTTGACGCATTGCATGGAAGCTTATTGCTCGCCGGTTTATCACCCCATGGCCGAGGCCGTGGCGGTCAAAGGCATGCAGCTGATCAAGCAGTTCCTGCCGCTGGCGGTCACGGATGGCACAGACCTGCATGCCCGCCAGGAAATGCTCGTGGCTTCAAGCCTTGGCGCAGTGGCATTCCAGCGCGGTTTGGGCGGCGTGCATGCCATCGCCCAGACCTTGGGCGCGCTGTACGATCAGCATCACGGCCTGCTCAATGCGATCCTGCTGCCTTATGTATTGCGGGCCAATCAAACCGCGCTCGGCCCGCAGATGCAGGCGCTGTCCATTGCGCTGGGTTTGCCCGGATCGGGATTTACCGCTGTGCTGGATTGGGTTCTGGCCTTACGCGAACAGATTGGCATCCCCCATACCTTGAGTGCACTGGGCATTGATGATCGCGACGCAGAGCTGGTTGGACGTATGGCCTTTGCGGATGGCTGTTCGCACACCAATCCGATACGGCATTCGGCGCAGACTTATGCCGGGATTTTTTGTCGTGCTGTCGCGGGCGACTGA
- the sbnB gene encoding 2,3-diaminopropionate biosynthesis protein SbnB — MYENISDIVHDQAFLKVSGLGQTFFLKMESLNPAGSIKLKTAVGLIDDLQGRGLITADTRLIESSSGNLGVALAMICAERGIKFTCVVDPNSSDHNIRMMRCYGADVIQVDEPDANGGFLGTRIALIRSMLSADPQLVWLNQYENAANPRVHARTTARSIAQRFGHVDYLFVGAGTTGTLMGCVQYFQKHHPTTTIIAVDSVGSVTFDTPPSRRFIPGLGTSQRPPIFTAEGIDYLEMVPEARTVAMCRLLARNKGLLVGGSTATVICAVHAWRERIESGAVVVALSPDWGERYLDTLYDDQWVEQRFGKDVLQMKLDDLHIEPGWTTDLRAARIKQAAFHAVDGKVVAQILAADPCACIADVERAYLEHEAGRSINPDSYFLRFPEAPANRIIALPASVSGTQPVSGIKWISSFPGNLDSGLQRASAVLILNRPDTGYAYACLEASRISAMRTAASAVLAARWLNRQQRKVGRLAIVGAGFISRTILDLFVSDGWDIGTVQVCDLHAESAEALLLHVTAQHQLPAQRVELQEALLADIVLFATTAPTPYVLQHRFRPEQLVLNISLRDLGPDVIAQANNVLDDIEHCLKAQTSPHLAVQQYEDRSFITGTLAQLMLGQVELSPDRPTIFSPFGLGVLDLAVGKRVYDTAIAQGKALPVADFFFESNRW; from the coding sequence ATGTACGAAAACATTTCCGACATCGTTCACGACCAGGCTTTTCTCAAAGTCTCGGGGCTGGGCCAAACGTTTTTCCTCAAGATGGAATCGCTCAACCCGGCGGGCTCGATCAAGCTCAAGACCGCAGTCGGCCTCATCGATGATCTGCAGGGCAGGGGGCTGATCACGGCGGACACCCGGCTGATTGAATCTTCATCCGGCAACCTGGGCGTGGCGCTGGCGATGATCTGCGCCGAGCGTGGCATCAAGTTCACCTGTGTGGTCGACCCCAATAGTTCCGATCACAACATCCGCATGATGCGCTGTTATGGCGCCGACGTTATCCAGGTGGACGAGCCGGACGCCAATGGCGGGTTTCTCGGCACGCGCATCGCGCTGATCCGCAGCATGCTCAGCGCCGATCCCCAGCTGGTCTGGCTCAACCAATACGAAAACGCCGCCAATCCGCGCGTCCATGCGCGGACTACCGCGCGTTCCATTGCCCAGCGTTTCGGGCATGTCGACTATCTGTTCGTGGGCGCGGGCACCACCGGCACGCTGATGGGATGTGTGCAGTATTTCCAGAAGCATCACCCGACCACCACGATCATTGCCGTCGACAGCGTAGGCTCGGTGACGTTCGACACGCCGCCCAGCCGCCGTTTCATCCCCGGTCTGGGCACCAGTCAGCGACCGCCGATTTTCACTGCCGAAGGTATTGATTATCTGGAGATGGTTCCTGAAGCGCGCACCGTGGCCATGTGTCGGCTGTTGGCGCGCAACAAAGGGCTTTTGGTGGGCGGCTCTACGGCGACGGTGATCTGCGCCGTGCACGCCTGGCGCGAACGAATCGAGTCGGGCGCAGTGGTGGTGGCTTTGTCGCCGGATTGGGGCGAACGCTATCTCGACACCCTGTATGACGATCAATGGGTCGAACAGCGCTTTGGCAAAGACGTGTTGCAGATGAAGCTGGATGACCTGCACATCGAGCCCGGCTGGACCACTGACCTGCGTGCAGCGCGCATCAAGCAGGCAGCGTTCCATGCGGTGGACGGCAAAGTGGTTGCGCAGATTCTGGCGGCTGATCCTTGCGCCTGCATCGCTGATGTCGAACGCGCTTACCTGGAACACGAAGCCGGGCGCTCGATCAACCCGGACAGCTACTTCTTGCGGTTCCCCGAGGCACCGGCGAATCGGATCATTGCCTTGCCCGCCAGCGTCTCGGGCACCCAGCCGGTCAGTGGTATCAAGTGGATTTCCAGTTTCCCCGGCAATCTCGACTCCGGCCTGCAGCGGGCGTCAGCGGTACTCATCCTCAATCGGCCGGACACCGGTTACGCCTACGCCTGCCTTGAAGCCTCGCGCATCAGCGCAATGCGCACGGCCGCTTCGGCCGTATTGGCGGCGCGCTGGCTGAACCGGCAACAACGTAAAGTCGGTCGTCTGGCCATCGTCGGCGCCGGGTTTATCTCCCGGACCATTCTTGACCTGTTCGTCAGCGATGGCTGGGATATCGGCACTGTGCAGGTTTGCGATCTGCACGCGGAATCGGCGGAGGCGCTGTTGCTGCATGTCACCGCGCAGCATCAATTACCCGCCCAGCGCGTCGAACTGCAAGAGGCCTTGCTCGCCGACATCGTGCTGTTCGCGACCACCGCGCCAACGCCTTATGTGCTACAGCACAGGTTTCGCCCGGAGCAGCTGGTGCTCAACATTTCCCTGCGTGATCTTGGGCCAGACGTCATTGCCCAGGCCAATAACGTTCTGGATGACATCGAACACTGCCTCAAGGCCCAGACCTCGCCGCACCTGGCCGTGCAGCAGTATGAGGACCGTTCCTTCATCACTGGCACCCTGGCGCAATTGATGCTCGGCCAGGTGGAACTCAGCCCTGATCGGCCGACGATTTTTTCGCCATTTGGCCTTGGCGTGCTTGATCTGGCGGTGGGAAAACGGGTCTACGACACGGCCATCGCCCAGGGCAAGGCACTGCCGGTTGCGGACTTCTTCTTTGAGTCGAACCGCTGGTGA
- a CDS encoding ABC transporter substrate-binding protein: protein MSRFKVGVSALFDPADTPHGRTFLRAMTVARNGIPGFDHVHWQFCDDGANPARAEQVARQLVAAKVDLVIGHFSSDAAMVAAGIYRQAGIGLLSPAATIDCLTQDNPNVFRFCPSDRHLAKDVVAWLRHRKWTCVHIDADPSAHGQALAKVIAQVTSDSGIRRTVDREQAQVEVFAGRLASSREHWHARRRSGSQRALVLTDDAASPYLGNAAAQDVNTYVIGFGTAGSAANESASHRALFGAEPETYFRESLLMFHVLAQLARRSWRPTELLHALNHETFATPLGAVSFDQGECRGASTGLWQVGVAGLMPIAD, encoded by the coding sequence ATGAGCCGGTTCAAGGTTGGCGTCAGCGCGTTATTCGATCCCGCAGACACGCCCCATGGCCGAACCTTTCTGCGGGCGATGACCGTGGCGCGCAACGGCATACCGGGTTTTGACCATGTGCACTGGCAGTTTTGCGATGACGGCGCCAATCCCGCACGCGCAGAGCAAGTGGCCCGGCAGCTGGTCGCCGCGAAAGTGGATCTGGTGATCGGGCATTTTTCGTCCGACGCGGCAATGGTCGCTGCGGGTATCTATCGGCAGGCCGGCATTGGGTTACTGAGCCCGGCAGCCACCATTGATTGCCTGACCCAGGACAATCCCAACGTATTTCGCTTTTGCCCTTCGGACCGACATCTGGCGAAAGATGTGGTCGCTTGGCTCAGGCACAGGAAATGGACCTGCGTGCATATCGACGCTGATCCCAGCGCCCACGGTCAGGCGCTGGCCAAGGTCATTGCTCAAGTCACCAGCGATTCCGGGATACGCCGCACAGTCGACCGCGAGCAGGCGCAGGTGGAAGTGTTCGCCGGACGTCTGGCCAGCAGCCGCGAGCATTGGCATGCGCGCCGCCGCAGCGGCAGCCAACGAGCACTGGTGCTCACCGACGACGCCGCTTCGCCATATCTGGGCAACGCCGCAGCACAGGACGTGAACACCTACGTCATCGGCTTTGGCACTGCTGGGTCTGCAGCCAACGAATCCGCCAGTCACCGCGCGCTGTTCGGTGCGGAACCTGAAACCTACTTCCGCGAAAGCCTGCTGATGTTTCACGTATTGGCCCAATTGGCCCGGCGCTCGTGGCGACCGACTGAACTGCTGCATGCCTTGAATCACGAGACCTTCGCGACGCCGCTGGGCGCGGTCAGTTTCGATCAGGGTGAATGCCGGGGTGCTAGTACCGGCCTCTGGCAGGTGGGAGTCGCGGGTCTGATGCCCATCGCCGATTGA
- a CDS encoding FAD/NAD(P)-binding protein yields the protein MGSRGLSILEQLIGLARRNPDRQWVIEVFDPQTPGSGLHLPEQADYLMLNTMAGQISAFSAAFPAWMPDEPAGLTFLQWCLAQDVGLDERGHLDAEGRPVEFGDFAPRRLLGRYLRDSYRYLLKLCPAHVQVRHYPQSVVGCCPSAGESGFQLSGSGGQQMAVDGVFLTTGHAPHQFESVTEKHVAIEGLGLTAMDTLAELTQGRGGRYVRDNSVSGWRYQPSGREPQIYLFSRSGLPFHARPQWRPDQPAPEPARFFTPAAIRSLRRESVDGRLDFVRQVLPLIKDEMRARCGSFDPNVHLPIGHWQGEPAAYEQWFRQWIEADLLRSRQGRGANPLTQALEVWRDCRDVLRLAIDHNGLTDASIQGFYSLWAALGNRLVGGPQQERYEDLLALMDAGIVKVLAPMQIHGPGIQVDRVIKARTAHSGLSGSRSALLDDLLKQGLVRPAHPYPADGIEVDRQNRAVGSDGKVQPRLWVLGPAVEGSTFYNHYVPTPDPACRALLQARAAVDSCFAALEVDLAFEQFTT from the coding sequence ATGGGTTCCCGAGGCCTGAGCATCCTGGAGCAGCTGATTGGACTGGCGCGGAGAAATCCCGACCGGCAATGGGTGATCGAGGTGTTCGATCCGCAGACACCCGGCAGCGGGCTGCATCTGCCAGAGCAAGCGGATTACCTGATGCTCAACACCATGGCTGGACAGATTTCTGCGTTCTCCGCCGCGTTTCCCGCATGGATGCCGGATGAGCCCGCCGGCCTGACATTCCTGCAATGGTGCTTGGCTCAAGACGTGGGACTTGACGAGCGCGGGCACCTCGACGCGGAGGGCAGACCTGTGGAGTTTGGCGACTTCGCCCCGCGTCGCTTGCTCGGGCGCTATTTGCGCGACAGCTACCGCTACCTGCTGAAGTTATGTCCGGCCCATGTCCAGGTGCGCCATTACCCGCAATCAGTAGTCGGCTGCTGCCCGAGCGCAGGGGAGTCTGGCTTTCAGCTGAGCGGTAGCGGCGGACAACAAATGGCTGTCGATGGCGTGTTCTTGACCACCGGCCATGCGCCGCACCAGTTTGAGTCGGTGACGGAAAAGCACGTTGCTATCGAAGGCCTCGGCCTGACGGCGATGGACACCCTGGCAGAGCTGACCCAAGGACGCGGCGGGCGCTATGTCCGGGACAACAGCGTCAGCGGCTGGCGGTATCAGCCCTCAGGGCGCGAGCCACAGATCTATCTTTTCTCACGCAGCGGCCTGCCGTTTCATGCACGGCCGCAATGGCGGCCCGATCAACCTGCGCCTGAACCAGCAAGGTTTTTTACCCCCGCGGCGATCCGCTCCTTGAGACGGGAAAGCGTCGATGGGCGTCTGGATTTTGTCAGGCAAGTGCTGCCCTTGATCAAAGACGAAATGCGTGCGAGGTGTGGATCGTTCGATCCCAACGTCCATTTGCCCATCGGGCACTGGCAAGGCGAGCCTGCCGCTTATGAGCAATGGTTTCGCCAGTGGATCGAAGCCGATCTGCTGCGCAGTCGTCAAGGCAGGGGCGCGAATCCGCTGACGCAAGCGCTGGAAGTGTGGCGCGATTGTCGCGATGTATTGCGCCTGGCAATCGATCACAACGGGCTGACTGACGCCTCGATCCAAGGGTTTTATAGCCTGTGGGCGGCGCTTGGCAATCGACTGGTGGGCGGTCCGCAGCAGGAACGCTACGAAGATTTGCTGGCGCTGATGGACGCCGGGATCGTCAAGGTGCTGGCGCCCATGCAAATCCATGGGCCGGGTATTCAGGTCGATAGGGTGATCAAGGCGCGGACTGCACACAGCGGCTTGTCAGGCAGCCGCTCTGCGTTGCTCGATGACTTGCTCAAGCAAGGATTGGTGCGCCCAGCCCACCCGTATCCGGCCGACGGCATCGAAGTCGACCGGCAAAACCGTGCGGTAGGCAGCGACGGCAAGGTCCAGCCGCGGCTGTGGGTTCTGGGACCTGCCGTGGAGGGCAGCACGTTCTACAACCATTACGTGCCGACGCCCGATCCTGCGTGCCGCGCATTGCTGCAAGCGCGCGCCGCCGTTGACTCGTGCTTCGCTGCATTGGAGGTCGACCTCGCCTTCGAACAGTTCACCACCTGA
- a CDS encoding LysR family transcriptional regulator, protein MKTHFFKVVQTVAVQGSFSEAAAVLGCSQSNISYAIKEVEAFFNKRLFVRSRTGCTLTPDGQVITRTLEMMLATLEQLKKMRSMVA, encoded by the coding sequence ATGAAAACCCACTTCTTCAAAGTCGTTCAGACCGTCGCCGTGCAGGGCTCTTTTTCGGAGGCCGCCGCTGTCCTGGGTTGCAGCCAATCGAACATCAGTTATGCCATCAAGGAAGTCGAGGCGTTCTTCAACAAGCGTCTGTTTGTACGCAGCCGTACCGGCTGCACGCTGACGCCGGATGGACAAGTGATCACGCGTACTCTGGAAATGATGCTGGCAACCCTTGAGCAACTAAAAAAAATGAGATCAATGGTCGCGTAA
- a CDS encoding SidA/IucD/PvdA family monooxygenase — MLDSPAGAVHADALCIGFGPAGIALSCVFADAQDVDAPLAKLSVRYLEAAHDTQWHRELLLAGTDINHHVFRDLVTPRNPRSRFSFAMYLKERGRLFDFGLLGRPASRHEWSDYVGWVAQQVNGHTHFNASVSEILPIIRDGRLSQVRIDTAQGSFVTRNVVLSSGTAPRVPEQFQALLGPTLFHTSQFLTRLQAFGRALPKRWMVIGSGQSASESVLELTGRDSAIQVHSVHRSAGFKLTQLGQFPNRVFAPDHVDYFHSLDAAARQQFLDWSRATNYAGIDPDESQKLFSLMYEDSIAGRQRLQTYAYRAITKVEHGEAGYRVTLTDTFSQHSEVLEVDVIVLGSGYQQYLMPPLLSNLQPWLKAGVDDGLVIDRDYSVATQGDCDVKVWVNGLSERSHGISDSQSFSLMALRAERIANGLQQAVQAQKHPQPALAQ, encoded by the coding sequence ATGCTTGATTCACCCGCTGGCGCCGTTCACGCGGACGCCCTATGTATTGGCTTCGGACCCGCAGGCATTGCCCTGTCCTGCGTTTTCGCCGACGCACAGGACGTGGACGCGCCGCTGGCAAAGCTGTCGGTGCGCTATCTGGAGGCCGCGCACGATACCCAGTGGCACAGGGAGCTTTTACTGGCCGGCACCGACATCAATCACCATGTTTTTCGGGATCTGGTGACGCCGCGTAACCCCCGCAGCCGGTTCTCTTTTGCCATGTACCTGAAAGAACGCGGGCGCCTGTTCGACTTCGGTTTGCTCGGTCGCCCGGCCAGCCGCCATGAATGGTCGGATTACGTCGGCTGGGTGGCGCAGCAGGTCAACGGTCACACCCACTTCAACGCGTCGGTGAGTGAAATCCTGCCGATCATTCGCGATGGCCGCCTGAGCCAGGTTCGCATCGACACCGCGCAGGGCAGCTTCGTGACGCGCAATGTTGTGCTGTCGAGCGGCACCGCGCCACGCGTGCCGGAGCAATTTCAGGCGCTGCTGGGGCCAACGCTGTTTCATACCTCGCAGTTTCTGACGCGTCTGCAAGCCTTTGGCCGAGCATTGCCCAAACGCTGGATGGTGATCGGCTCGGGGCAAAGCGCCAGTGAGTCGGTGCTGGAACTGACTGGGCGTGACAGCGCCATTCAAGTGCATTCCGTGCATCGCTCGGCGGGTTTCAAGCTGACCCAACTGGGGCAATTTCCCAACCGGGTGTTCGCCCCGGACCACGTGGATTACTTCCACAGCCTCGATGCTGCGGCCCGGCAGCAGTTCCTCGACTGGAGCCGCGCCACCAACTACGCCGGAATTGATCCGGATGAAAGCCAGAAGCTGTTCTCGCTGATGTACGAAGACTCCATCGCCGGCCGTCAGCGTCTGCAAACCTACGCCTACCGCGCCATTACCAAAGTCGAACACGGCGAAGCGGGTTATCGCGTGACCCTGACCGATACCTTCAGCCAACACAGCGAAGTGCTGGAAGTCGACGTCATCGTCCTTGGCTCCGGCTATCAGCAGTACCTGATGCCGCCGCTGTTGAGCAACCTGCAACCCTGGCTCAAGGCCGGCGTAGACGACGGGTTGGTCATTGATCGTGATTACAGCGTCGCCACTCAGGGTGATTGCGACGTGAAGGTGTGGGTCAACGGCCTCTCCGAACGCAGCCACGGCATCAGCGACAGCCAGTCATTTTCGCTCATGGCCTTGCGCGCCGAGCGTATCGCCAATGGTCTGCAACAGGCTGTTCAGGCGCAAAAACATCCTCAACCTGCGCTGGCTCAGTGA
- a CDS encoding serine hydrolase domain-containing protein, whose protein sequence is MPMIDTARVKRLAGVWQEFVESGRLVGGMLLVAERGELRFASARGWADRENRRRVTPDTQFRLASLTKLLTSVLALRLCELGRLSLDEPITRWLADFRPRLADGAEATITLRHLLSHTAGLSYGFEQPVGNAYERAGVSDGLDHAGFDLQHNLTRLADVPLLVKPGEAWGYSLATDVVGAIIEQASGVSLPQAIEHWVTQPLAMHATGFVATDNQSLAVAYRDSAREPLRIGRADVLELENGEARLSATRVADPQAYPSGGAGLIGTAGDYLKLLECLREGGAPLLSPASTASLLSNAIGDLPISNRGPGWKFGLGPMVLTDPGLARHKQGPGTWSWCGLYGCHYWVDPVAGISLTALTNTAVTGAWGWFADALVNALYDEG, encoded by the coding sequence ATGCCGATGATCGACACTGCGAGGGTCAAGCGACTGGCCGGGGTCTGGCAAGAGTTTGTCGAATCGGGACGCCTCGTTGGCGGGATGTTACTGGTCGCCGAGCGGGGCGAACTGCGCTTCGCTTCGGCGCGGGGCTGGGCGGACCGGGAAAACCGGCGACGGGTGACGCCAGACACGCAGTTTCGCCTGGCGTCACTGACCAAACTGCTGACCTCGGTGCTGGCGTTGCGGCTCTGTGAACTGGGGCGATTGTCGCTGGACGAGCCGATTACACGCTGGCTTGCGGACTTCCGACCACGCTTGGCCGATGGCGCAGAAGCGACCATCACCTTGCGTCACCTGCTGTCGCACACGGCGGGCTTGTCATACGGATTTGAGCAGCCCGTCGGTAACGCCTATGAGCGGGCAGGGGTGTCGGATGGCCTGGATCACGCGGGCTTTGACCTGCAACACAATCTGACCCGTCTGGCTGACGTGCCATTGTTGGTCAAACCCGGCGAAGCCTGGGGTTATTCCCTGGCGACGGATGTGGTCGGCGCGATTATCGAGCAGGCCAGCGGCGTGTCACTCCCGCAAGCCATTGAACACTGGGTGACGCAGCCGTTGGCGATGCATGCGACCGGGTTCGTTGCGACCGACAATCAATCGTTGGCTGTTGCTTATCGGGATTCCGCTCGTGAGCCGCTGCGAATCGGCCGCGCTGATGTCCTCGAACTCGAGAATGGCGAAGCCCGGCTGTCAGCAACGCGCGTGGCTGATCCGCAGGCTTATCCATCCGGAGGAGCGGGCTTGATCGGTACGGCCGGAGATTACCTGAAGTTGCTGGAATGCCTGCGGGAAGGCGGCGCGCCGTTGTTGAGTCCGGCCAGTACCGCAAGCTTGTTGAGCAATGCCATTGGCGACCTGCCGATCAGCAACCGGGGTCCAGGCTGGAAGTTTGGTCTGGGTCCGATGGTGCTGACCGATCCGGGGCTGGCACGACACAAGCAGGGGCCTGGAACCTGGTCGTGGTGCGGATTATACGGCTGTCATTATTGGGTCGATCCGGTCGCAGGTATCAGTCTGACCGCACTGACCAATACCGCTGTGACCGGCGCCTGGGGCTGGTTTGCCGATGCACTTGTCAATGCGTTGTACGACGAAGGATAA
- a CDS encoding DJ-1/PfpI family protein, protein MTINIGIYVYDDVEVLDFAGPYEVFTTAARMHQRNSRDERPLFTVFTIGRTLSSVRARAGLKVDPDYTINDHPVMDCLVVPGGVITSELDKPDVIRWISGQAVPERVIAAVCTGAFLVAKTGKLAGKQVTTHWEDINDLKEMFPAVDVLSTLRWVDEGAFVTSAGISAGIDMSLHMVERLHSRELAERTALQLDFDWTEND, encoded by the coding sequence GTGACAATCAACATCGGTATCTACGTCTACGACGACGTTGAAGTCCTCGACTTCGCAGGCCCTTACGAAGTATTCACCACCGCCGCCCGCATGCACCAGCGCAACAGCCGCGACGAACGTCCGCTGTTCACGGTTTTTACCATCGGCCGTACCTTGTCGTCGGTCCGCGCCCGGGCCGGTTTGAAGGTCGATCCGGATTACACCATCAATGATCACCCGGTCATGGATTGCCTGGTGGTACCGGGCGGGGTGATCACCTCCGAACTGGATAAACCTGACGTGATCCGCTGGATCAGCGGCCAGGCCGTGCCGGAGCGGGTGATCGCAGCCGTCTGCACCGGCGCATTCCTGGTGGCCAAGACTGGCAAACTGGCTGGCAAGCAGGTCACCACGCATTGGGAAGACATCAACGACCTCAAGGAAATGTTCCCGGCCGTGGATGTGCTGAGCACGTTGCGTTGGGTTGATGAAGGCGCGTTCGTGACCTCTGCCGGCATTTCGGCCGGTATCGACATGAGCCTGCACATGGTCGAGCGCCTGCACAGCCGCGAGTTGGCGGAGCGTACCGCCTTGCAGCTGGACTTCGACTGGACTGAAAACGACTGA
- the ftrA gene encoding transcriptional regulator FtrA: MKNHLVVALIYNQLCTFEFGCTVEVFALKRPELGVTWYEFATYSVDEGAITAAGGITIVPTPGEVLLENADTIIVPGWRGVDCEVPPKLIAQLQAAHARGARICSICTGAFVLAAAGLLEGKRVTTHWRYTDMLASMYPELTIQPNELYVDQGQIVTAAGSAAGLDMMLHLVRTDHGARVANMVAQRMVIPPHREGGQSQYASRQLVSASDGPISNLMDWIRGDLKHAHSIKEMADRAAISTRTLHRTFMESTGLTPYDWILGERIAYARELLESSNMRLAELVDVAGFGSEESFRRHFRNLVGVSPSSYRKQFARV, from the coding sequence ATGAAAAATCATCTTGTCGTCGCGCTTATCTATAACCAGCTGTGCACCTTCGAATTTGGCTGCACGGTCGAAGTGTTTGCCTTGAAAAGGCCCGAACTGGGCGTGACCTGGTATGAGTTCGCCACCTACTCGGTGGATGAAGGCGCGATCACGGCTGCCGGGGGCATCACCATCGTGCCAACGCCCGGCGAAGTGCTGCTGGAAAACGCCGATACCATCATCGTGCCGGGCTGGCGTGGCGTGGACTGCGAAGTACCGCCCAAGTTGATCGCTCAATTGCAGGCCGCCCATGCGCGGGGCGCGCGGATCTGTTCGATCTGCACTGGCGCGTTCGTGCTGGCAGCGGCCGGATTGCTGGAAGGAAAACGAGTCACTACCCACTGGCGCTATACCGACATGCTGGCCAGCATGTATCCCGAGCTGACCATCCAGCCCAATGAGCTGTATGTCGATCAAGGCCAGATCGTTACGGCGGCTGGGTCGGCGGCGGGGCTGGACATGATGTTGCACCTGGTGCGCACCGATCACGGTGCCCGGGTGGCCAACATGGTCGCGCAGCGCATGGTGATTCCACCCCATCGCGAAGGCGGACAGTCGCAATATGCGTCACGCCAGTTGGTGTCGGCCAGCGACGGGCCGATATCGAACCTGATGGACTGGATTCGCGGCGATCTCAAACACGCCCACAGCATCAAGGAAATGGCGGACCGGGCAGCCATCAGCACGCGCACGCTGCACCGAACCTTTATGGAAAGCACCGGTTTGACACCGTACGACTGGATTCTGGGTGAGCGAATCGCCTATGCCAGAGAGCTGCTGGAATCTTCCAACATGCGTTTGGCCGAATTGGTGGACGTTGCCGGTTTCGGCTCCGAAGAATCGTTTCGTCGCCACTTTCGCAACCTGGTTGGCGTCAGTCCCAGCAGCTATCGCAAGCAATTCGCCAGGGTCTGA